A window of Halobellus sp. LT62 contains these coding sequences:
- a CDS encoding A/G-specific adenine glycosylase: MTDGEGLAIDGDNVDLDADDVDAVREALISWYEDDHRAFPWRETDDPYEILVSEVMSQQTQLDRVVSAWRDFLDEWPTAGALAAAERADVVAFWSDHSLGYNNRAKYLHEAARQVREEYDDEFPRTPDELSELMGVGPYTANAVASFAFNNGDAVVDTNVKRVLYRAFAEIHNADDPDYESVANALMPAGESRIWNNAIMELGGVACGKKPRCDEADCPWREWCHAYQTGDFTAPDVPTQPSFEGSRRQFRGRIVRLLGEHDEMDLDTLGHRIRVDYTPDGEHGREWLRGLLSDLSDDGLVQIEERNGQTVTQLR, translated from the coding sequence ATGACTGACGGCGAGGGGCTGGCGATCGACGGGGACAACGTGGACCTCGACGCCGACGACGTCGATGCTGTCCGCGAGGCCCTGATCTCGTGGTACGAGGACGACCACCGCGCGTTCCCGTGGCGCGAGACCGACGACCCCTACGAGATCCTCGTCTCCGAGGTGATGAGCCAGCAGACGCAACTCGACCGCGTCGTCAGCGCGTGGCGGGACTTCCTCGATGAGTGGCCGACCGCCGGAGCCCTCGCCGCTGCCGAGCGCGCTGACGTCGTCGCGTTCTGGAGCGACCACTCGCTGGGGTACAACAACCGCGCGAAGTACCTCCACGAGGCCGCCCGGCAGGTGAGAGAGGAGTACGACGACGAGTTCCCGCGCACGCCCGACGAACTCTCCGAGCTGATGGGCGTCGGGCCCTACACCGCGAATGCGGTCGCGTCGTTCGCGTTCAACAACGGGGACGCCGTCGTCGACACGAACGTCAAGCGGGTGCTGTACCGCGCGTTTGCAGAAATCCATAATGCGGACGATCCGGACTACGAATCCGTTGCGAACGCGCTTATGCCGGCCGGAGAGTCCCGAATCTGGAACAACGCGATTATGGAACTCGGCGGCGTCGCCTGTGGGAAGAAACCGCGCTGTGACGAGGCGGATTGCCCGTGGCGCGAGTGGTGTCACGCCTACCAGACTGGTGACTTCACCGCACCCGACGTGCCCACCCAGCCGAGCTTCGAGGGGAGCAGGCGACAGTTCCGCGGACGGATTGTTCGACTCCTCGGCGAACACGACGAGATGGATCTCGACACGCTCGGCCATCGAATTCGCGTAGACTACACACCCGACGGTGAGCACGGCCGCGAGTGGCTTCGAGGTCTCCTTTCGGACCTCTCTGACGACGGTCTCGTCCAGATCGAGGAACGGAACGGTCAGACAGTTACTCAACTCCGGTAG
- a CDS encoding PAS domain S-box protein: MDSLPPKIRVLHVDDEPELAELTAIYLRREDDRFVVESATSVSEAQEMFSVREYHCVVSDYDMPGQSGLDFLTTLRETHPRIPFILYTGKGSEEVASDAISAGVTDYLQKETGSGQYAILANRIKNTVASYNAQDSIRETKQRFAELAENSENVLYSFTGDWSELLFINSAFEDIWGIPVEALDESPEVFLEHIHENDRKMARESMEKLANGAPDEIEYRVMNPEQGLQWVRGQSKPIFGDDGSVVRIVGYVQDITEYKEDHGLHVIETATEGISLVEPDGTFSYVNPAFATLFEYERSELVGRSWKQLYHNEEAERLEHRILPDVAETGYWSGETVRLTKHGDRRITDHRLAQTESGSIVCTAQDITRERRAASKQHGEFYYLFEEAATSTFYTLDHEGYVTRWNDRAEDVLGYSVEDCLGTHLGAFLSPDTAGGQRAEELIESARTDGEVTAELEWTRDDESTFTATTTIVASYTAAGTLRGFGVVLAPVDAPTTPA; encoded by the coding sequence ATGGACTCTCTTCCGCCCAAAATTCGTGTTCTCCACGTCGATGATGAGCCGGAGCTAGCGGAACTCACCGCAATTTATCTTCGTCGGGAAGACGACCGCTTTGTCGTCGAATCAGCGACGAGCGTGAGTGAAGCCCAAGAGATGTTTTCAGTACGTGAGTATCACTGTGTTGTCTCAGATTACGATATGCCTGGACAATCTGGACTTGACTTTCTCACTACACTCCGCGAAACACATCCTCGAATCCCGTTCATTCTGTACACAGGGAAGGGGAGCGAAGAAGTTGCGAGTGATGCGATCTCTGCTGGAGTAACTGACTACCTCCAGAAGGAAACAGGATCCGGTCAGTATGCGATTCTCGCTAACCGAATCAAAAACACCGTCGCCAGCTACAACGCACAGGACTCGATCCGAGAGACAAAACAGCGGTTCGCAGAACTCGCAGAGAACTCGGAAAACGTCCTGTACAGTTTTACTGGGGATTGGAGCGAATTACTCTTCATCAACTCCGCATTCGAGGATATCTGGGGGATCCCGGTCGAAGCACTCGATGAGTCCCCTGAGGTGTTCCTCGAACACATCCACGAGAACGACCGCAAAATGGCGAGAGAGTCGATGGAGAAGTTGGCGAATGGGGCCCCTGACGAGATCGAGTACCGTGTGATGAATCCGGAGCAGGGGCTTCAGTGGGTGCGCGGACAGAGTAAACCGATCTTTGGTGACGACGGGTCCGTCGTCAGGATCGTTGGCTATGTACAAGACATCACGGAGTACAAGGAGGACCACGGGCTCCACGTCATCGAAACTGCGACTGAAGGGATCAGCCTCGTTGAACCTGATGGCACGTTCTCATACGTGAACCCTGCGTTCGCCACGCTCTTTGAGTACGAGCGGTCAGAGCTCGTCGGTCGGTCGTGGAAACAGCTCTATCACAACGAGGAAGCGGAACGGCTCGAACACCGTATCCTTCCAGATGTCGCAGAGACTGGGTACTGGAGCGGTGAAACCGTTCGTCTCACCAAGCACGGAGATCGGCGTATTACTGATCACCGTTTGGCACAGACTGAGAGTGGGAGCATCGTGTGCACGGCCCAAGACATCACCCGAGAGCGGAGAGCAGCATCGAAGCAACACGGGGAGTTCTACTACCTCTTTGAGGAAGCAGCTACGAGCACGTTCTATACCCTCGACCATGAGGGCTACGTGACCCGGTGGAACGACAGAGCTGAAGACGTGCTCGGGTATTCGGTCGAGGACTGTCTCGGAACACATCTCGGTGCTTTCCTCTCCCCAGACACGGCCGGTGGACAGCGTGCAGAGGAACTTATCGAATCTGCCCGGACTGACGGAGAAGTCACAGCAGAACTGGAGTGGACGCGAGACGATGAGAGTACGTTCACAGCCACAACGACCATCGTCGCAAGTTACACGGCGGCAGGAACACTTCGTGGATTCGGTGTCGTGCTCGCACCGGTCGATGCACCGACGACACCCGCGTAG
- a CDS encoding class II fumarate hydratase has product MSDDEYRIERDSLGEMQVPRDAYWGAQTQRAVENFPISGIAFGRRFVRALGVVKKAAAQANSDLGLVDDDVADAIVEAADEVIAGEHDEQFPVDVFQTGSGTSSNMNANEVIANRAAEIMGESIGDRVVHPNDHVNFGQSSNDVIPTAMHVSALEAVQKDLIPALETLAESLAAKEAEFDGVVKTGRTHLQDATPIRLGQEFGAYRTQVEKGITRAENVSDHLGELALGGTAVGTGLNTHPEFPERAADYIAAETGLDFRPADSHFEAQAAHDAMSEAHGALRTVAGSLNKIANDLRLLASGPRSGLGEIEQPENQPGSSIMPGKINPVVAEAVNQVHKQVVGNDAAVAAGAAEGQIDLNLYKPVLAHNFLQSAELLSNASEVFAERFVAKLEANEEVCEEQVERSMALATALNPTIGYDKASEVAKTALKEDKTVREVVVEKGYLSEEEADEVLDPESMTHRGILGDD; this is encoded by the coding sequence ATGTCCGACGACGAGTACCGCATCGAGCGGGACAGCCTCGGAGAGATGCAGGTGCCGAGAGACGCCTACTGGGGCGCACAGACCCAACGGGCGGTCGAGAATTTCCCGATCTCGGGGATCGCGTTCGGCCGCCGGTTCGTCCGGGCGCTCGGGGTCGTTAAGAAGGCGGCCGCACAGGCGAACAGCGACTTGGGCCTCGTCGACGACGACGTCGCGGACGCCATCGTCGAGGCCGCAGACGAAGTCATCGCCGGCGAGCACGACGAGCAGTTCCCCGTCGACGTCTTCCAGACGGGCTCCGGGACGTCCTCGAATATGAACGCCAACGAGGTGATCGCCAACCGCGCCGCCGAAATTATGGGCGAGTCGATCGGAGACCGCGTCGTCCACCCGAACGACCACGTCAACTTCGGGCAGTCCTCGAACGACGTGATTCCGACCGCGATGCACGTTTCGGCGCTCGAAGCGGTTCAGAAGGACCTGATTCCGGCGCTCGAAACGCTCGCCGAATCGCTGGCGGCGAAAGAGGCGGAGTTCGACGGCGTCGTCAAGACCGGTCGGACCCACCTGCAGGACGCGACGCCGATTCGACTCGGCCAGGAGTTCGGCGCGTACCGCACGCAGGTCGAGAAGGGGATCACCCGCGCCGAAAACGTCAGCGACCACCTCGGCGAACTGGCGCTCGGCGGGACCGCGGTGGGGACCGGGCTCAACACCCATCCGGAGTTCCCCGAGCGCGCCGCCGACTACATCGCCGCGGAGACCGGCCTCGACTTCCGCCCGGCCGACAGCCACTTCGAGGCGCAGGCCGCTCACGACGCGATGAGCGAGGCACACGGCGCGCTCCGGACGGTCGCAGGCTCGCTGAACAAGATCGCCAACGACCTCCGACTTCTGGCGTCGGGACCGCGGAGCGGCCTCGGCGAGATCGAACAGCCCGAGAACCAGCCCGGTAGTTCGATTATGCCCGGGAAGATCAACCCCGTCGTCGCCGAGGCGGTCAATCAGGTCCACAAACAGGTCGTCGGAAACGACGCCGCGGTCGCCGCGGGAGCGGCCGAGGGGCAGATCGACCTGAACCTCTACAAACCGGTGCTCGCGCACAACTTCCTCCAGTCAGCCGAGTTGCTCTCGAACGCCAGCGAGGTGTTCGCAGAGCGGTTCGTCGCGAAACTCGAAGCGAACGAGGAAGTCTGTGAAGAGCAGGTCGAGCGCTCGATGGCGCTCGCGACGGCGCTGAACCCGACAATCGGCTACGACAAGGCCAGCGAAGTCGCGAAGACGGCGCTCAAAGAGGACAAGACGGTCCGAGAGGTCGTCGTCGAGAAGGGATACCTCAGCGAGGAAGAGGCCGACGAGGTGCTCGACCCCGAGTCGATGACCCACCGCGGCATCCTCGGCGACGACTGA
- a CDS encoding BolA family protein, with the protein MDTDEVERRIEEAIPDAEATVTLPRVPDEDHEDAHFAAVVVSPAFEGKTLVQQHQLVYDALGDAMTTEIHALEMKTFTPEEYEGR; encoded by the coding sequence ATGGACACTGACGAGGTCGAACGACGGATCGAGGAGGCAATTCCGGACGCCGAGGCGACGGTCACGCTCCCGCGCGTTCCCGACGAAGACCACGAAGACGCCCACTTCGCCGCCGTGGTCGTCTCGCCGGCGTTCGAGGGAAAGACGCTCGTCCAACAGCACCAGCTGGTCTACGACGCGCTCGGCGACGCGATGACGACCGAGATCCACGCGCTCGAAATGAAGACGTTCACGCCCGAGGAGTACGAAGGTCGGTAG
- a CDS encoding sensor histidine kinase, protein MSTAASGFEVSFRTSLTTVSSRSRNGTVRQLLNSGSLIEPNDSGPEAANTSPFQRPVYRSPNLPRIEEGQSTSPEAILGRLFVLTRIVRTTQMPDPPTQISPGQEAMEALIQNFPNGVLVLFDDDLRYRVVGPEVLPFSKMEATELLGQSIHDLFPERTANRLEPELRATIRGEPRSFDIEYDDRVHHIETKPAEIDGDTYGVLATQDVTQERETATALERQNERLDQFASMISHDMQNPLSIATGHLELYQETGDPAHLTKVEETLTRLDDLTQDLLTLAQSNDVPGPSETASLDTVAQSAWEMVDTRDATLEVSDLQIRTDRGQLQALFENLFRNAIGHGGDDVTIRIGPIEDGFYVEDTGTGIPKEKREDVFEHGFSTGYGGNGVGLTIVTRIAKRHDWSIELTEEQSGGARFEFIDVEIVD, encoded by the coding sequence GTGAGCACGGCCGCGAGTGGCTTCGAGGTCTCCTTTCGGACCTCTCTGACGACGGTCTCGTCCAGATCGAGGAACGGAACGGTCAGACAGTTACTCAACTCCGGTAGTCTGATCGAACCCAATGATAGCGGTCCTGAGGCGGCTAATACGAGCCCGTTTCAGCGGCCTGTCTACCGGAGTCCAAATCTGCCGAGAATCGAGGAGGGACAAAGTACATCTCCTGAGGCGATTCTCGGAAGATTATTCGTACTTACACGCATAGTACGTACTACTCAAATGCCGGACCCCCCGACACAGATATCTCCCGGACAAGAGGCTATGGAGGCGCTTATTCAGAACTTTCCGAACGGTGTTCTCGTTCTCTTCGACGACGACTTGCGGTATCGTGTCGTCGGCCCCGAGGTCCTCCCGTTCTCGAAAATGGAGGCGACCGAACTCTTGGGTCAGTCCATTCACGACCTGTTTCCCGAACGCACCGCTAACCGTCTCGAACCAGAATTACGTGCGACTATTCGAGGCGAACCACGCTCTTTCGACATTGAGTACGACGACCGCGTTCACCACATCGAGACCAAACCCGCGGAGATCGACGGCGACACGTACGGTGTCCTCGCCACGCAGGACGTGACGCAGGAACGTGAAACTGCAACCGCGCTAGAACGACAGAACGAGCGCCTCGATCAGTTTGCGAGTATGATCTCACACGATATGCAGAATCCCCTCTCTATCGCTACCGGCCACTTGGAACTGTATCAAGAAACCGGTGACCCAGCGCATCTGACAAAGGTTGAAGAGACACTCACACGCCTCGACGACCTCACACAGGACCTCCTGACGCTCGCCCAGTCGAACGACGTTCCAGGTCCGTCTGAGACAGCGAGTCTCGACACAGTCGCACAGAGCGCGTGGGAAATGGTCGATACCCGTGACGCGACCTTGGAGGTTTCCGACCTCCAGATACGAACTGATCGCGGACAGCTACAGGCGCTCTTTGAGAATCTGTTCCGGAACGCAATTGGTCACGGCGGCGACGACGTCACGATTAGAATCGGCCCCATCGAGGACGGATTCTACGTCGAAGACACGGGAACAGGCATCCCCAAGGAGAAGCGCGAGGATGTCTTTGAGCACGGCTTTTCGACCGGATATGGTGGGAACGGTGTCGGTCTTACCATCGTCACTCGTATCGCCAAGCGCCACGACTGGTCGATTGAACTGACCGAAGAACAGTCCGGCGGCGCACGCTTCGAGTTTATCGACGTTGAAATTGTTGACTGA
- a CDS encoding potassium channel family protein encodes MNTWKRRVVGYAGFLVGVMFLTALGYQWGMRAYESDPVSFLHSLQVVVEMFTTTGFGGDSPWESPQMNVFIIVMDLVGMALLFGALPVLATPFLEDAFSTTIPTAVDEALSDHVVICTYTPRVDALTAELDSYDVPYVIVEPDRDTASALYEDGHRVIRANPESTEGLSNARLSDARALVADGDDQVDASIVLAAKEVAEDVSVLSVVEEPDRSKYHRLAGADQVLSPRSLLGESLAAKVTASLRAEIDEAIEIGEHLELAEVPIHHGSRLAGNTLAESGIREKTGVNVIGAWINGEFNAVLSPEESLPAGTVLFVSGRPAQLDALVSMTRAGIRHFGTGETIVIGYGEVGRTVTAALDDAGISHTVVDLVEKGGVDVVGDATEPETLVEAGIEDAQTVVLALSDDTTTEFATLVIRDLVPQAEVVARVNESGSIPKTFRAGGDYVLSLATVTGRMIASRVLEGRDVLSLDQQVEVVRMEAPAIVGQAVGDADVRAKTGATIVAIERNGDVVTDVGPQTEIFVDDSLVVAGTDESVREFERYFG; translated from the coding sequence GTGAACACGTGGAAACGACGCGTCGTCGGATACGCCGGCTTTCTGGTCGGAGTGATGTTTCTCACGGCGCTCGGATACCAGTGGGGAATGCGGGCTTACGAGTCGGATCCGGTCTCGTTTCTGCATTCTCTGCAGGTCGTCGTCGAGATGTTCACGACGACCGGGTTCGGCGGCGACTCGCCGTGGGAGAGCCCGCAGATGAACGTCTTCATCATCGTGATGGACCTCGTCGGAATGGCACTCCTCTTCGGGGCGCTGCCGGTGTTGGCGACGCCGTTTCTGGAGGACGCCTTCTCGACGACGATTCCGACGGCCGTCGACGAGGCGCTCTCCGACCACGTCGTGATCTGCACGTACACGCCGCGAGTCGACGCTCTCACCGCCGAGCTCGACTCCTACGACGTGCCGTACGTGATCGTCGAACCCGATCGCGACACGGCCTCGGCGCTCTATGAGGACGGGCACCGCGTGATTCGGGCGAACCCCGAGTCGACGGAGGGCCTCTCGAACGCCCGTCTGTCCGACGCCCGGGCGCTCGTCGCTGACGGCGACGATCAGGTCGACGCGAGCATCGTTCTCGCCGCGAAGGAAGTAGCGGAGGACGTCTCGGTCCTCAGCGTCGTCGAGGAACCCGATCGGTCGAAGTATCATCGGCTAGCCGGGGCCGATCAGGTTCTGTCGCCGCGGTCGCTGCTCGGGGAGAGCCTCGCCGCGAAAGTGACGGCATCGCTCCGGGCGGAGATCGACGAGGCGATCGAGATCGGCGAGCACCTCGAACTCGCGGAAGTGCCGATCCATCACGGGAGTCGCCTCGCCGGGAACACGCTCGCAGAGAGCGGGATCAGAGAGAAGACCGGCGTCAACGTGATCGGCGCGTGGATCAACGGCGAGTTCAATGCGGTTCTCTCCCCCGAGGAATCCCTGCCCGCGGGAACCGTGCTGTTCGTCTCGGGGCGTCCAGCGCAGCTGGATGCGCTCGTTTCGATGACCCGAGCGGGCATCCGACACTTCGGGACGGGAGAGACGATCGTCATCGGCTACGGCGAGGTCGGCCGGACGGTCACCGCCGCACTCGACGACGCCGGTATCTCGCACACGGTGGTCGATCTGGTGGAGAAAGGCGGTGTCGACGTCGTCGGCGACGCGACCGAACCCGAGACGCTCGTCGAAGCGGGGATCGAAGACGCGCAAACGGTCGTGCTCGCGTTGTCCGACGACACCACGACCGAGTTCGCGACGCTCGTGATCCGCGATCTGGTCCCCCAAGCCGAAGTCGTCGCCCGCGTGAACGAGAGCGGGAGCATCCCGAAGACGTTCCGCGCCGGCGGCGACTACGTGCTCTCGCTGGCGACGGTCACGGGTCGGATGATCGCATCGCGCGTGCTGGAGGGACGGGATGTGCTCTCCTTGGACCAGCAGGTCGAGGTCGTCCGAATGGAGGCACCAGCGATCGTCGGGCAGGCGGTCGGCGACGCCGACGTCCGAGCGAAAACCGGCGCGACGATCGTCGCCATCGAGCGGAACGGTGACGTCGTCACCGACGTCGGGCCGCAGACGGAGATATTCGTCGACGACAGCCTCGTCGTTGCCGGTACCGACGAGAGCGTCCGGGAGTTCGAGCGGTACTTCGGCTAG